One Bacteriovorax sp. PP10 DNA segment encodes these proteins:
- a CDS encoding PilZ domain-containing protein — MERHLSLIKTDYQELEKRVFPRFPFGFMIFKEESGNKMVFEVKDISLTGMQLCFKDGTHDYKVGSTISGELHWRAATVKIKAKIQWVREAALGLSFDSSISFEEKMRSFLSFDNIVAHIKPLHNTNITMDLPNNLKYWLKSDGVLDLFVWEHSSQGISRFQVMMMEHFIEWEEGVGLKTGKIITQRDLDTPLSQEDEFIFQIDETVVSDKVEMALGVVRLISEDHLPLDAKEFLIYKLGG, encoded by the coding sequence TTGGAAAGACACTTAAGTTTAATTAAAACCGATTACCAGGAACTTGAAAAAAGAGTTTTTCCGCGTTTTCCTTTTGGTTTTATGATTTTTAAAGAAGAATCGGGCAACAAAATGGTCTTTGAGGTCAAAGATATCTCACTTACTGGGATGCAGCTTTGTTTCAAAGACGGAACTCATGACTATAAAGTCGGTTCAACAATTAGCGGCGAACTTCACTGGCGTGCTGCGACTGTAAAAATTAAAGCAAAAATCCAATGGGTGCGTGAAGCGGCATTGGGACTTTCGTTTGATTCGAGCATTAGCTTTGAAGAAAAAATGAGATCATTTTTATCATTTGATAATATTGTTGCGCATATTAAACCGCTGCATAATACAAATATTACGATGGATCTTCCCAACAATTTAAAATACTGGCTGAAGTCAGATGGTGTTTTAGATTTATTTGTCTGGGAGCATTCTTCACAGGGGATTTCACGTTTTCAGGTCATGATGATGGAGCATTTCATCGAGTGGGAAGAAGGTGTGGGCCTTAAAACTGGAAAAATTATTACGCAAAGAGATCTTGATACGCCGCTATCACAGGAAGATGAATTTATTTTTCAAATTGATGAGACGGTTGTCAGTGATAAAGTTGAGATGGCCTTGGGCGTTGTCAGATTAATTTCTGAAGACCACCTGCCTCTTGATGCAAAAGAATTTCTTATCTACAAATTAGGCGGATAA
- the pgsA gene encoding CDP-diacylglycerol--glycerol-3-phosphate 3-phosphatidyltransferase translates to MSNEWEIDNLPNRLTMFRVVLIPIIIFSMYAVQVQYDWALAHTKLLNYVAAWTFVAASITDFLDGFIARKKNIVTVFGSFLDPIADKFLVISALIMLQAMNRVHVLVVLILVLREMYITALRLLAMEKGISVPVGTLGKWKTATQMVGIPFLMANDVFLGVNMTMLGTVLIFLASIFSLYSAGEYSFGLIRKIQKLRREKRRARSTERNVSEPTT, encoded by the coding sequence ATGAGTAATGAGTGGGAAATAGATAACCTTCCAAATCGCTTAACTATGTTCAGAGTGGTCCTGATCCCTATTATCATTTTTTCCATGTACGCTGTGCAGGTTCAATATGATTGGGCACTGGCGCACACTAAACTTCTCAACTATGTTGCCGCGTGGACTTTCGTTGCGGCCTCTATTACTGATTTTCTTGATGGCTTTATCGCCAGAAAAAAAAATATCGTGACTGTTTTCGGATCTTTCTTGGATCCAATTGCAGATAAATTCCTGGTAATCTCTGCACTCATCATGCTTCAGGCGATGAATCGTGTGCATGTACTGGTTGTTTTGATCTTAGTTCTAAGAGAAATGTACATTACAGCACTTAGATTGCTCGCGATGGAAAAGGGTATCAGCGTTCCCGTCGGAACACTAGGTAAATGGAAAACGGCTACACAGATGGTTGGTATCCCCTTCCTAATGGCCAATGATGTCTTCCTTGGCGTCAACATGACGATGCTTGGAACGGTCTTGATTTTCCTGGCCTCAATTTTCTCCCTATATTCAGCGGGAGAATACTCGTTTGGATTAATTCGTAAAATTCAAAAACTAAGAAGAGAAAAGAGACGTGCGCGCTCAACAGAAAGGAATGTAAGTGAACCAACTACTTAA
- the serB gene encoding phosphoserine phosphatase SerB — MNQLLNGKTILVTVSGPDGPGITARLMRIISEYNVDVLDMGQAVTHGLLSLSFVLGFNSEVNSQNGNVLKDLLFEANMMGLTLGYKVVEEKIKTLEMEGDKFIVTCVSPQKVTASFVADLASILANYKINIERIDKVSPKEFSSMEISTSIPKDLDTKALKSELMQASTKHKIDVAFLKDNVFRRNKRMIVFDMDSTLIQAEVIDELAELCGVGAEVKEITHRAMNGEIDFDESLKLRVSKLKGLKVERMQDVLENLPLTPGVEEFIKTIKVLGYKVALISGGFTFFADALKKKLGLDYSFANELEIKDGELTGFVTGTIVNANQKAILVKLIAQQENISLEQVVAIGDGANDLPMLATAGLGIAFHAKDVVRKEAQQHLSHGPMTSILYFLGIPGPKDN; from the coding sequence GTGAACCAACTACTTAATGGAAAAACTATTCTCGTCACTGTAAGTGGACCAGATGGGCCGGGGATCACGGCAAGACTCATGAGAATCATCAGTGAGTACAACGTCGACGTACTGGACATGGGACAGGCCGTAACTCATGGACTACTTTCTTTAAGTTTCGTTCTAGGATTTAACTCTGAAGTGAACTCACAAAACGGAAACGTTTTAAAAGATCTTTTATTCGAAGCCAATATGATGGGATTAACTCTCGGCTATAAAGTGGTTGAAGAAAAAATTAAAACGCTGGAAATGGAAGGCGATAAATTTATCGTGACTTGTGTTTCTCCTCAGAAAGTGACAGCGAGCTTCGTTGCAGATTTAGCATCGATTCTGGCGAATTATAAAATCAACATTGAACGCATCGACAAAGTCAGCCCGAAAGAATTTTCTTCAATGGAAATTTCAACATCTATTCCAAAAGATTTAGATACGAAGGCGCTTAAGTCTGAACTTATGCAAGCGTCTACTAAACACAAAATCGATGTCGCTTTCTTAAAAGACAACGTCTTTAGAAGAAATAAGCGCATGATCGTTTTCGATATGGACTCAACTTTAATTCAAGCAGAAGTTATTGATGAATTAGCTGAGTTATGTGGTGTGGGAGCTGAAGTCAAAGAGATCACTCACCGAGCGATGAATGGTGAAATTGATTTCGATGAATCACTAAAGCTGCGCGTATCAAAACTGAAAGGTTTAAAAGTCGAGCGCATGCAAGACGTTTTAGAAAATCTTCCCCTGACTCCAGGTGTGGAAGAGTTTATTAAAACGATTAAAGTTTTAGGGTATAAAGTCGCCCTTATCTCTGGGGGATTTACCTTCTTTGCCGACGCTCTAAAAAAGAAACTGGGACTGGACTACTCTTTTGCAAACGAGCTGGAAATTAAAGACGGCGAGCTTACAGGATTTGTCACAGGAACAATCGTTAATGCTAATCAAAAAGCAATTCTTGTGAAGCTGATTGCTCAACAAGAAAATATTTCACTTGAACAAGTAGTGGCCATTGGCGATGGTGCCAATGATCTACCAATGCTGGCAACTGCAGGACTTGGGATTGCCTTTCACGCTAAAGATGTTGTGAGAAAAGAAGCTCAGCAACACTTAAGCCACGGGCCTATGACTTCTATTTTATACTTCCTGGGAATTCCTGGGCCAAAAGACAATTAG
- the panD gene encoding aspartate 1-decarboxylase: MLRELLQSKIHKATVTEADIAYIGSITIDQDLLDRIDLWPGQKVTVVSNTSGNRLETYVIAGTRGTGMICINGAAALLIKKGEEVIIFSYALSDRAITPKCILVDSHNKYVQDL; the protein is encoded by the coding sequence ATGTTAAGAGAACTATTACAAAGCAAAATTCATAAAGCGACAGTGACAGAAGCAGATATTGCTTATATCGGCAGCATTACAATTGACCAGGACCTGTTGGATCGCATTGATCTATGGCCGGGACAAAAGGTTACCGTTGTGAGTAACACCAGCGGAAATCGCCTGGAAACATACGTTATTGCAGGCACGCGCGGAACAGGAATGATCTGCATCAATGGTGCTGCAGCACTATTAATAAAAAAAGGTGAAGAAGTTATCATTTTCAGTTACGCTTTAAGTGATAGAGCAATTACACCAAAATGTATTTTAGTTGATTCACATAACAAATATGTCCAGGATCTTTAA
- a CDS encoding leucine-rich repeat domain-containing protein: MFESRYEKRIVMKCNEDESQFPIELLNLWDLTELEIIGGNFTYFPEDISILSKLKKLSLISTKISVIPKEVFELPNLTYLSLKNNRLNHLPNLSVKSSLKQLILGRNYLTAKSLETFFNDTPHLHYLDLGHNVVDDIPESLYRLLKLRRLNMESNKLHGLPLRLKELTELNHLSVDNNPFPDSERLKIEKNFNITF, translated from the coding sequence ATGTTTGAATCCCGTTACGAAAAACGCATCGTGATGAAATGCAATGAAGACGAATCACAGTTTCCAATAGAGTTGTTAAACCTATGGGACCTGACTGAGCTCGAAATCATTGGCGGGAACTTTACTTATTTTCCTGAAGATATCAGCATCCTTTCCAAACTAAAAAAACTAAGTTTGATCTCAACAAAGATTTCAGTAATTCCCAAAGAAGTTTTCGAGCTTCCGAATCTGACTTATTTAAGTTTGAAAAATAATCGTTTGAATCACCTGCCGAATCTTTCTGTAAAATCGAGTTTAAAACAATTGATTCTTGGAAGAAATTATTTAACGGCAAAATCCCTTGAAACATTTTTCAATGATACTCCTCATCTCCATTACCTGGATTTAGGTCACAATGTGGTGGATGATATCCCTGAGAGTCTTTATCGCCTGCTTAAGCTTCGTCGCTTAAACATGGAGAGCAATAAACTTCACGGGCTTCCTTTAAGGCTAAAAGAGCTGACAGAACTCAATCACCTATCAGTAGATAACAATCCATTCCCCGATAGTGAAAGATTAAAAATCGAAAAAAATTTCAATATAACATTTTAG
- a CDS encoding Crp/Fnr family transcriptional regulator, whose protein sequence is MTASRESIKLLPGDFLLHEGAESTEMYYLQSGTLAVLKRKGEAVQQIGTIISGELVGEMSFLDKEPRSASVKALTECVLVVVPLDKLEATLDAQPKWFTALLHTLTDRLRKANARIRI, encoded by the coding sequence ATGACAGCATCTAGAGAATCTATCAAGCTTTTGCCCGGGGATTTTCTTTTACACGAAGGAGCGGAGAGTACAGAAATGTATTATCTTCAATCCGGCACGCTGGCCGTATTAAAAAGAAAAGGTGAGGCCGTTCAACAAATTGGAACGATCATCTCTGGCGAGTTAGTGGGAGAGATGTCTTTCTTAGATAAAGAACCCCGCTCGGCCAGTGTGAAAGCACTCACTGAATGCGTTTTAGTGGTTGTTCCACTCGATAAGCTTGAAGCAACTCTAGATGCTCAACCAAAGTGGTTTACGGCGCTTTTACATACGCTCACAGATCGTCTTCGCAAAGCGAATGCACGCATTAGAATCTAA
- a CDS encoding response regulator, which produces MSIDKKLQRDVLIIDDEKDICEILKVYCENMGCFKNIVMAHDGITATQKLRNQKFALVCLDISLPKKSGYDLIGDVEAGNINSKDNILVVSGTLEKDLIAKILASGVKNFMVKPFDEKQFQEKVLRILSTTKTEK; this is translated from the coding sequence ATGTCTATAGATAAAAAATTACAACGTGATGTTTTAATTATTGATGATGAAAAAGATATTTGTGAAATATTAAAAGTCTATTGCGAGAACATGGGGTGTTTTAAAAACATTGTTATGGCCCACGATGGGATTACGGCAACTCAGAAACTGCGCAACCAAAAATTTGCGCTTGTTTGCCTTGATATCTCTCTGCCGAAAAAAAGTGGATATGATCTTATTGGCGACGTCGAAGCAGGTAATATTAATTCAAAAGATAATATTTTAGTCGTTTCAGGGACATTGGAAAAAGACCTGATCGCAAAAATTTTGGCCAGTGGAGTAAAAAACTTCATGGTGAAGCCTTTTGATGAAAAGCAATTTCAAGAAAAAGTATTAAGGATCTTAAGCACTACAAAAACGGAAAAATAA
- a CDS encoding S1/P1 nuclease: MISKNSILVCALLLVVSPKAFSWGKTGHRVVAEIAQRHLDQASKKGIKDLLGEDDLARIANYPDEIRSDRKYDYTGSWHYASIPNDKTYFDQKRNKDGDVIEALFRMDETLRDPKKSKDDKAFALKFLVHLMGDMHQPLHVGIAEDRGGNTVRVKWFKAESNLHTIWDESVIDFQQLSYTEYTAFLNHYTKDELKEIPKGNFIDWAKESQDLRSVVYDTGGSENLSYEYGFKAKPVIEERLRKAGLRLATVLNNIFKKTKEDKSFVELRQKVKDNI; this comes from the coding sequence GTGATATCTAAAAATAGTATTCTTGTATGTGCCCTTCTTCTGGTTGTTTCTCCTAAAGCTTTTTCTTGGGGAAAGACTGGTCACCGCGTGGTGGCCGAAATTGCTCAAAGACATTTAGACCAGGCTTCCAAAAAAGGAATCAAAGACCTTTTAGGTGAAGATGATCTTGCTCGCATTGCTAATTACCCTGATGAAATCAGATCAGACCGCAAATACGACTACACAGGTTCATGGCACTATGCCAGCATCCCGAATGATAAAACGTATTTCGATCAAAAAAGAAATAAAGACGGCGATGTTATTGAAGCGCTATTTCGTATGGACGAAACGCTAAGAGATCCAAAAAAATCAAAAGACGATAAGGCCTTTGCTTTAAAGTTTTTAGTGCACTTAATGGGTGATATGCACCAGCCACTTCACGTAGGTATTGCCGAAGACCGTGGTGGAAACACTGTGCGTGTAAAATGGTTTAAAGCAGAATCAAACCTGCATACGATCTGGGATGAAAGCGTAATTGATTTCCAACAACTTTCATATACTGAGTACACAGCATTTTTAAATCACTATACAAAAGACGAATTAAAAGAAATTCCGAAAGGGAATTTTATCGACTGGGCGAAAGAATCACAGGATTTAAGATCGGTGGTTTACGATACAGGTGGAAGTGAGAACTTAAGCTACGAGTATGGGTTTAAAGCAAAACCAGTGATCGAGGAGCGCCTTCGTAAAGCGGGACTTCGCCTTGCTACTGTTTTAAACAATATTTTTAAGAAGACAAAAGAAGATAAGAGTTTTGTTGAGCTAAGACAAAAAGTTAAAGACAATATTTAA
- a CDS encoding (2Fe-2S) ferredoxin domain-containing protein, which translates to MSELKAHLFVCTSCTYNRPDGSESSPDEAYKMRKNLKTRARELFSKNEVRVSASTCLGECERGIAAVMYPKGEWSLGLRPSDEDKLFTQLTEEAARVK; encoded by the coding sequence ATGAGTGAATTAAAAGCGCATTTATTTGTCTGCACCAGCTGCACATACAATCGCCCCGACGGATCTGAATCAAGTCCGGATGAGGCCTATAAAATGAGAAAAAATCTTAAGACCCGCGCCCGCGAACTCTTCTCTAAAAATGAAGTACGCGTCTCTGCTTCGACTTGCCTTGGCGAGTGCGAACGTGGAATCGCCGCAGTCATGTACCCGAAAGGAGAATGGTCACTAGGCCTTCGCCCGAGCGATGAGGACAAATTGTTCACTCAGTTAACCGAGGAAGCCGCTCGAGTAAAGTAA